Proteins found in one Orcinus orca chromosome 11, mOrcOrc1.1, whole genome shotgun sequence genomic segment:
- the APOLD1 gene encoding apolipoprotein L domain-containing protein 1 isoform X1: MGMEGPEARELQGADALRRFQGLLLDRRGMLHGQLLRLREVARRLERLRRRSLAANVAGSSLSAAGAVAAIVGLSLSPVTLGVSLLASAVGLGVATAGGAVTITSDLSLIFCNSRELRRVQEIAATCQDQMREILSCLDFFLRGQGRGDRQLLQSGRNASIALYNSVYFIVFFGSRGFLIPRRAEGATRISQAVLKAKIQKLAESLESCTGALDKLSEQLESRVQLYTKSSRGHDLKISANQSAGLFF, encoded by the exons ATG GGCATGGAGGGGCCGGAGGCCCGGGAGCTGCAGGGCGCGGATGCGCTGCGCCGCTTCCAGGGCCTGTTGCTGGACCGCCGCGGCATGCTGCACGGGCAGCTGCTGCGCCTGCGCGAGGTGGCCCGGCGCCTCGAGCGTCTCCGCCGGCGTTCCCTGGCGGCCAACGTGGCGGGCAGCTCGCTGAGCGCGGCGGGCGCGGTCGCAGCCATCGTGGGACTCTCGCTCAGCCCCGTCACCCTGGGGGTCTCTCTGCTGGCGTCGgccgtggggctgggggtggccaCCGCCGGAGGGGCCGTCACCATCACGTCCGACCTCTCCCTGATCTTCTGCAACTCCCGGGAGCTGCGGCGGGTGCAGGAGATCGCGGCCACCTGCCAGGACCAGATGCGCGAGATCCTGAGCTGCCTCGACTTCTTCCTTCGCGGGCAGGGCCGCGGGGACCGCCAGCTGCTGCAGAGCGGGAGGAACGCCTCCATCGCGCTGTACAACTCGGTCTACTTCATCGTCTTCTTTGGCTCCCGCGGTTTCCTCATCCCCAGGCGGGCCGAGGGTGCCACCAGGATTAGCCAGGCCGTGCTGAAGGCCAAGATCCAGAAACTGGCCGAGAGCCTGGAGTCCTGCACCGGGGCTCTGGACAAGCTCAGCGAGCAACTGGAGTCCAGAGTCCAGCTCTACACGAAGAGCAGCCGTGGCCACGACCTCAAGATCTCTGCTAACCAGTCCGCTGGGCTGTTTTTCTGA
- the APOLD1 gene encoding apolipoprotein L domain-containing protein 1 isoform X2, protein MEGPEARELQGADALRRFQGLLLDRRGMLHGQLLRLREVARRLERLRRRSLAANVAGSSLSAAGAVAAIVGLSLSPVTLGVSLLASAVGLGVATAGGAVTITSDLSLIFCNSRELRRVQEIAATCQDQMREILSCLDFFLRGQGRGDRQLLQSGRNASIALYNSVYFIVFFGSRGFLIPRRAEGATRISQAVLKAKIQKLAESLESCTGALDKLSEQLESRVQLYTKSSRGHDLKISANQSAGLFF, encoded by the coding sequence ATGGAGGGGCCGGAGGCCCGGGAGCTGCAGGGCGCGGATGCGCTGCGCCGCTTCCAGGGCCTGTTGCTGGACCGCCGCGGCATGCTGCACGGGCAGCTGCTGCGCCTGCGCGAGGTGGCCCGGCGCCTCGAGCGTCTCCGCCGGCGTTCCCTGGCGGCCAACGTGGCGGGCAGCTCGCTGAGCGCGGCGGGCGCGGTCGCAGCCATCGTGGGACTCTCGCTCAGCCCCGTCACCCTGGGGGTCTCTCTGCTGGCGTCGgccgtggggctgggggtggccaCCGCCGGAGGGGCCGTCACCATCACGTCCGACCTCTCCCTGATCTTCTGCAACTCCCGGGAGCTGCGGCGGGTGCAGGAGATCGCGGCCACCTGCCAGGACCAGATGCGCGAGATCCTGAGCTGCCTCGACTTCTTCCTTCGCGGGCAGGGCCGCGGGGACCGCCAGCTGCTGCAGAGCGGGAGGAACGCCTCCATCGCGCTGTACAACTCGGTCTACTTCATCGTCTTCTTTGGCTCCCGCGGTTTCCTCATCCCCAGGCGGGCCGAGGGTGCCACCAGGATTAGCCAGGCCGTGCTGAAGGCCAAGATCCAGAAACTGGCCGAGAGCCTGGAGTCCTGCACCGGGGCTCTGGACAAGCTCAGCGAGCAACTGGAGTCCAGAGTCCAGCTCTACACGAAGAGCAGCCGTGGCCACGACCTCAAGATCTCTGCTAACCAGTCCGCTGGGCTGTTTTTCTGA